In a genomic window of Zootoca vivipara chromosome 5, rZooViv1.1, whole genome shotgun sequence:
- the TPT1 gene encoding translationally-controlled tumor protein translates to MIIYRDCISQDEMFSDIYKVKEVASGLCLEVEGKMVSRKEGEIDDALIGGNASAEGPDGEGAEATVVTGVDIVMNHHLQETSFTKESYKKYIKDYMKAIKARLEETKPERVKPFMTGAAEQVKHILANFKNYQFFVGENMNPDGMVALLDFREDGITPYMIFFKDGLEMEKC, encoded by the exons ATGATCATCTACCGGGACTGCATTAGCC AAGACGAGATGTTCTCGGACATCTACAAGGTCAAAGAAGTGGCCAGCGGACTCTGCCTGGAAGTGGAAGGGAAG ATGGTGAGCAGGAAAGAAGGTGAAATAGATGATGCTTTAATTGGTGGAAATGCGTCGGCTGAAGGTCCAGATGGTGAAGGGGCAGAGGCTACTGTTGTCACCGGTGTTGACATTGTAATGAACCACCACCTTCAGGAAACAAGCTTCACTAAAGAGTCTTACAAGAAGTACATCAAGGACTACATGAAAGC AATCAAAGCAAGACTTGAGGAAACGAAGCCAGAGAGAGTAAAGCCGTTTATGACTGGAGCAGCTGAACAAGTCAAACATATCCTTGCAAACTTCAAAAATTACCAG TTTTTTGTAGGCGAGAACATGAATCCAGATGGAATGGTGGCGTTGCTGGATTTCCGTGAGGATGGCATCACTCCTTATATGATTTTCTTTAAGGATGGATTAGAAATGGAGAAATGT TAA